The Setaria italica strain Yugu1 chromosome VIII, Setaria_italica_v2.0, whole genome shotgun sequence genome includes the window TCTTTGCTCTGCGCGTTGGCTCTATGTTCGctcagattttcttcttttttgacactACGTAGCCTCTCCGCCACCATGACATCATCGCATCTTCAGCCGACCTAATTTCAAGTTttgctgtgatgacctcaagttccaagttcctgttcgcctacacatttcaagggggcttgagggatatgggtaccccatgggtccccaccgatcaggatactggccggacctgacaagtgggctcaCCCGACTTGGACGTGCAGGCTGAGGATGTGAAGTTACTtagagtacacgtcaaggcaactagACGGTACAAATCTACCCGGATATCACGAGACgtgtattgtaatccgacttagattaccttccatgtaactaccaagtagattgagttcaaaccaacttgtaactcttggtcgtcagcctatataaggcggccaagggagccccTCGAGGGTATGTGAACATtgagcaatacaaaccaccaagcatacaggacgtagggtattactctccggaggtccgaacctgtctaaaaccctcgtgtccccttCGTGTTCttgcgatcaccttcgagttcttggtttcgcaatcgcccttacctacaaatcaaccacttgggtaacccctagtggactgccggGATTATAAATCCAACATTATCAAAAAACACCAAGCTCCCAGTATTGTTGCAACTAATTAGCTCCAAATCCTTGGTCAGCCTTGGAGGAAAGAGGGGCTTTAGGATGGGGCATGTGTCCCCTGCTGAAATATGCTTGCGTTATTTCATTGTTTGTATTTAGTACTAGGTTTCTTCTTGCACCTAAGTATGTAGATGGTTGGGCTAAGTACACAAGCGGTAACTAACCAGTGGTTCCGAGAACAACCTAAAATCCCTATCAGCCAGACTGCCTGGAAAAGTTTCATCTGCTCCTTTTTACTTCTGACTAACGCTGTTGCTTCTTAGACAAACTGGATCTACATAGTGGGGCAGTGTTGGGGTAACATTATTTGCCTCAACTTGCATGTAGGGTAACATTATTTGCCTCAACTTGCAATACATGCAACGAGCAAGGATCCAAGGATGCATGAGTTGTCTGGCTCTCAGAGAACGGTTCAGACGTGCTCTAAAGTAAAAACACCTGCACCCTTGGGCTATCTGATAAGGATCTTCCAAACATTAATGCAATCATGTCTTTTTTGAAATATAATGATTCTGAAGCACCAATTCAGAGAGATGCTTGGAAAGATTGTTACCCGACTAAAGGGCGTGAAGATTGGAGGAGCTCCAGAAGGTAGAGGGGGCTTAAGGCCCCGTTCCCAAGCTGAATGCGCCCGTGATTTAGGGTACAAGGTCTAATATGTTTGTTTTTATCAAAACTAGTACTTTTCCTTTATCTATAGGAAAATAACTTACTTAGGTGAAGGATTTCTGGAGAGCTTGGTGTAGCAGGCTAGAAATGAGATGTAAATAAAAATTTCCTTTATCTTGCAAAATAACTTATTTAGGTGAAGGATTTCTGGAGAGGTTGGTGTAGAAGGCTAGAAATGAGTGCAAATAAAAATGGAAGTAGCAGCTTTCATGCTTTTTTCACGTACAGGGAAAAATGAGGGGAGGAAGAGACATTTGAGCAGGTGACTAAAAACTTGTACGCGGGCCTTCCCAATGTAATCTGAAATTGGGTTGTAAGTGTCATCTCTTTTTATGTGTTGGATGAATTAATCTGTCAGACTTTATTTTGCACCTAGTACTTGATCACTTTTGTGCATTAATACACCGGAttcttttctttgaaaagattaAGTCAACACTATATCTTTGTACTTTGATCATttgtgtttagctttctgaaATCTAGTACAAGCTGCATTTTCTAGTTAATTGAAATAGTAATTTATTATATGAAATCTATCTTTGTTATGTTCTGGTCTTTTTGCCAATTTGTGACATCCGTTAGTATTTGCAGAGTTACCAGTTACTCCGTTCATCCCACTCACAATGTTTTACCATTGGTCCTATTGAAAAAATTGTGTTGTTTAGTAAGCAGTACATGGAAGACACAGTATTTTCTTCAGAATGTGATGTTCAGTTCAACATCATTTTATGAAACTCTTGATTGCATTGCAGGCAACACCTTAGATTGTTCAATATACATATATGTCAAAGAAGTAATTCAAACTTAATTTCATCAGTATGTCAACATACATCTGACGAGATATGTTGCTCCTCCTCTTCTTAATTAGAAGTTTATATTTCTCTTGTATTTTTTACTTGGCAAATTGCATAATCATACTCATACAGTAAACTAAGCAACCGAATACAACCACAAAATGCATCCTTACAAGAGAGAGCCGTCCGCGTGCTCACCGCTCCGGCCAGCGACAACGAACGAGCACTAATCAGCATTCAGCACTGCCATGCCGAGGCGGCGATGATGGCGCGGTCCTGCCACCCGAGGAGGAGGCACCCCTTGTCCTCGGTGAGCCTGTACCCGTCGCTGGCGCCGTAGAGCCCCAGCAGGACCTGGCTCTGGCCAATGGCGGCCGGGCTGAGTGGCACGGGCTCGAAGCCGCGTCCCTCCATGAGGCGGCGCCACCGGTCCAGCCGCTCATGCCGCGCCACCCGCTCGGCGCCCTCACACGCCACAACGTTCCGGATCTCCGGCGCCAGCAGGCACTGCTCCACCTTCATCCTCGGGGCCGAGTCCGCCGGGAACGTCGCGTCCAGCGAATCGAAGATCGCCGAGTAGTAGTGCAGTGCCTCCAAGAACCTTCATATTCATAGTTGCAACCACGCCAGTGCAAGACACAATTTATTACTTTTCAAATTTAACATTGTTTTAAATGCTAGAAATGAAACTTCAGTGATGAATTCCGACACAAAAATCTTTGAATTTTGAAAGAACACATTTCAACTACAATTTGGAAGAAGATTTGAGATTTACTGTCACTTACCTTCCCAGGAAGTAGGGGCCGTTGTGGCCGGCCTCCTGCTCGACGAGCGTCATGATCTTTGGGGCTTGGTCGCGGATCATGGAGAGCAGGGGGCCGAGGTGGGCGCTGGGGACGCGGTGGAGCCTGTTCACGGCGTTGACGGCGAGCGCCTCGCCAACGCGGCGCTGgagcgcggcggggcggagccGCTCCAGCCGGTCGGCGGCTGCGGCGTGGAACTCGAACGGCACGCGCAGCGAcgcggcgagggaggcgagGTGGCGCCCGGTCtccctgacggcggcggcggggtggccgACACCCGTGAGCCGCAGCGTCGGCGGGCCGCctgggcgggcggcgagcgcctGGAGGAACGCCGGCCACTGGTAGCCCTGGAGGATGTCGAGGTCGACGACGTGGACGCGGTCCTCGCCGGCGAAGGCCTCGAATATGGCCTGGTTGGCGGTGAAGTGGGCGAACTTGATGTAGGGGCAGGCTTGGTACAGGATCTGGTAGATCTTGAGTGTCTCCGGCGAGGGGGGGAACGTGTAGggggcgacgccggcggctgcgccgccgcgcggcgtggcggcgccggaggacgacgaggaggaggaggggttggaggagagggagaggcgggcggcgagggcgtcAGCGAAGTAGGAGGCCACGCGCTGCATGGAGTCGCCGAGCGGGGAGGcgacgcggcggaggaggtggaggtggcgcagCGCCGACGGCTGGTCGCCCTTGGAGACGAAGTCGGCGCAGGCCAGCAGGAGGTGCACCAGCTGAAGCCCGCTGTCCTGCTCCTGCATGCATTATCATGGATTTAGCGTAgcccattttattttttttcatggtttttCAACACGGTTTTCAAATTGCTAATTGCCCATACATGAGTATATTGTGGCTCCAACCAATAAGAGCCTCAGTTATCAATTACATGACGTTCTACCCAAAGTTAATCAATATGTTTACCATTCCGTACTTGATCCCCACCCAGCCATGCCACTTCCCTCTGTAAAAGAGAAGGTATTTCCTTTGTTTAAACTTTGTCTGTAGGTTTGAAGTTTTCCTCAGAATCACATATATGCTTGTAATTTCCCTTGTGTTTTAATCGATCTTAAAAATCACATGTATGCTTGTACTTGTGGATAGAGGAAGTAGCTTTGGTCCCATCTTTTTTACACAATTACACTATATTTTCTCGCCAATCGATAGTTAGAATATTCGGATGAttctaacaaaaaaaaaagaatcgtGCGTGTGATAACTAGAACTTCCGAAAAACAAAGCTATTACTTTGGATTTCCCAATTATAGAAGAACTCTAAAATTGACCACAATTATTCAAGCAAGGACTCATACCAAAAAAGGTGCCCAGGAAATTCATCGAAACCATGATCCCCGCTGGTTATCCATCGGCTGAACGACACATGTTCATGAGAAACAAACGCGCAAACTTTGGATTTCCCTATTGTCACGTACGAACGTTCCGATCTTGACCCAAAAATATCCATCTCAAGCATCATCTAGATAGTCGTTGTGGCTCCAATCAATATCCTCGCCGAGGTCTCTACGGAGATGCCAATCAGAAAGCATCAAGAACTTTTTGCCATGGTGGGTTAACACGCACGACAAAACAGCAATCGTACCCGGCGATGGAGCTAGCTCCACAGAACTATGACGACATGTACGgtcgtcttcttcctctagcTGCAAGAACTTTTGCATGCATGGGACTGCGACCATTTGGCCAATCTAGGAAGCCTTTACCTGATCTAGAAACTTTTGCTCGAGATATGTGTGCCAGTATGCCATGTTTGATACATGGTTATTTTTCGTCGAATCTCGAGGGAATTAAAGTTTTTCCTATATTTTTATCTAAAGTTTATAATATAGTTTATCTAAATTATACATCATGCTTACATGTGTGAAGAACTAGTTTTAGTTTCTTAAAAGTGTAACTTTGGTATAAGATGAAAATTTACCTGCTCGGCCTCTGTCTGGATCACTGAGCCCAGCATGCTGTGCAGTGACGAGTCTCCTGCCCACTGATCAGACTTGGCCATCTGGTGCTGCAGCGTGAAGCCATCTCCTCCAAACTGTCCTCCGTAGTACAACTCAGCCGGCAAGCCAGCGCCCATCTGCAGccctccggcggccgccgcctcacTGCCACCGTACACCGGCTCCGGCATGGCCAGGCACTCCGACAGAGTCGGCAGCTGCGACGGCGAGGGAGCCACCGTGGTaaccgtcgccgccgaggcggcgCCATTCTCCATGCCGGTCTTTACCGGCAACTGGTACCCTGCTAGGTACCCACCTCCTTCCTTGTACTCGTCGAGGAAGGGGTCCATGGATGGTAAGGACAAGCTCTCGCCATGGCCGTAGGACGACGAGCACGAGAGGGACGACGGGCCGGTGCTCCTGCCGCCGTTGCTGTGGGCGTTGTTGATGTACACCTTGTGCAGAGGGCTCTGCGACTTGCCCTTGCCATGGTTGGCAAGGCCGCCGTACAgcggctggccgccgccgctgccgctaccTCCCTCCGCTCCGTGCACGCCATCGACGTAGCCCTGCTGGTGGCTGCCGGTGCCGCTGTAGAGGTTGGAGAAGGTTGATCTCCTTGGGGAAGAATCTCTCCGAGGTGACGTCACCATGTACTCCCTCTTGGGGGACGACATCATATAGTCCCTCTTTGGGGAAGAGACCATGTAGTCCCTCTTGGGGGAGGACATCATGTAGTCTCTCTTGGGAGAGGAGACCATGAAGTCTCTCCTAGGGCTTCCGGTGGCGGTGAAGTCTCTCCGAGGAGAGAACGACATCAAGAAGTCGCCCCCAGAGGCGCCCATTTGCTCAGCGAAGAGTGACTCCCACATGGCAATATCGGGCGACTGGATCTCGACGTCGATGTCCCCATCAAACTTGAGGGCTTGTAGGCCGGCTAGGGCGTCATTGGCGTCGGGATCGGTTGATGACACGACGATGTTGGACTCCGAGACCGAGGCGGTGGGCGATGTCGGTGCTTGCAGCTGCTGTAGCTTTGCGCCGGAGCTCGTGTCCGCGCAGTTGAGCATGCCCATGATTGAACACAAGAGAGATCAACCAATGGTCACCTCTCCCCTACCACAGGAGAGTAAGGATGCATATAACAAGAACACCCCTGAATGTTGGAAGTAGCAATGGAACACACAGCACTACTCCAGGTTGGCACTGTGGAAGCTACACAGATTTCTATGAATTTAACCCAAGTTTGTGAGAGAAGGGGAAAGTGAGAAGAAGCTCGCTCGCAGTGTGTTTGGATTCTCTTTGGCCAGCCTGATTGCAGTTGTAGAGCGAGGGAGGGATAAAGGGAAGAAGGAGCGTGCCATGAATAGACGTTCTTGGAGCCATTGCATTGGTCTCTGCACAACATGTCAAAATTGCGTTTTGGTCGGTTGCTGAGGCAAATGTTCTTTGCCAATTCCCTTTGTAACCTCTAGTGCTGGCTATTGTCTATTGGTAGAGGGCACCTTCCAACAAAACGATAAAGCAGGTCTCACAAGAAACCAGGTGTTCCAAGGTACATGGGACAACAGACTCACTTGGGAGAAAACCCTAGGGCATCATTGATAAAGAAATGTGAGGACAGACAGTACTTCCTATATATGCACCACATGGGAAGAGCTCTAAAGGAATCAAGTAGTATGTGTGCCACATATCTAAGTTACAGTTAAACTGAAAAACATGAAGACCATGCAAAAGTAAATGATTTGCTGCAGTGCAATCTTTATGGTCAATCATCAATAGTCTGCTGGAGATGCGAGTACTCCCATTCATCTTTCTTCTAGTTCTAGAGTTCTAGTGTTGTTTGTCGGGAACTAGGTGAACGAAGGCTAGCAAGTAGTTTAGTTTTCTTCCCCTGATAAACTCCTAATATGTAGGACCAACTTTTTTTCAGATAAGCTAGTGTCTACGACTTAGTACTTCAATTCGATCGTATAAAGAAAACATACTGTTTTAGATATCACTACTTTCTTTCGTTATCACAATAGTACACACACTATATATATGTTATGACGAAAAAATGGCACAAAAGTGCATTGTTATATACACGCAGCAAACTAAGAATCCTTCTAACAAAATATTCAAGTGTTATTCGTTGCGTGTGGACGAGAAACTTTTGCTAGGGCTCGTCCGTATATGTGTGTGCATTGACAATGTCGTCCGCCTAGGCCTTGGATTTCCCAAAGGCCCAGAGTGGTTGGAGCTGTCCCCTAAGGTGGGTTCTCTTGGGAAGCATCCTAACCGGCCTAATTCCCTTTGTGTTCTTCTACTATGTCCCGTTTCAATAACATATTGCAACATGGAATGTTACACAAATCTCCTTTGGACTTTTGTATCGCATGCACCCGACAAAAAACAATGTATTGGCGTACGTATTCCTCTACCTCTACAAAGGTGACCTGCATTATTTTTGTACAAAAAAAATACACCAGTGCATGGGAGTCCTTTTCGTTATTTTACGGCGGTAGGGGACAATGCAGGTCTCTTTCAGGTGGGGCCCACCGGGGAGCCACCGGCCCAATTGCTGAATTCCATGCTACAAGTTGGACACACGTGAGCCAGGACAGCTTCATATCTTGGGTTTGGATGCTTCTCACTTGGCTTATTAGGCTGCCATTCGGGTGGCATCAGTTGTCTGCTTTTGATGAGACGGTAATTAGTAGTGGAAGTCGTAACAACTTTGATGATAACTTCTTTAATTAATGTACCGTCCAAGAAAGATAGCTCCGATTGCTGTTAGAACTTAGAATACGGTCGGATTaagaacaacaacaaataaCAAGGTGGCGTGGTTATGTTAAGATGGTAATAGATGGACAACTATAAGGCTAGCCAGCAGAAATTagtttctactccctccgttccaaattataggtcatgtTAACTTTTTTAaatgcataaatattattatgcatctagacatagggtatatctaagtgcacaATAAAGTCTATAAATTACATGTTATGAGTTGGACACACGTGAGCCAGGACAGCTTCATATCTTGGGTTTGGATGCTTCTCACTTGGCTTATTAGGCTGCCATTCGGGTGGCATCAGTTGTCTGCTTTTGATGAGACGGTAATTTGTAGTGGAAGTCGTAACAACTTCGATGATAACTTCTTTAAATTAATGTACCGTCCAAGAAAGATAGTTCCGATTGCTGGTAGAACTTAGAATACGGTCGGATTaagaacaacaacaaataaCAAGGTGGCGTGGTTATGTTAAGATGGTAATAGATGGACAATTATAAGGCTAGCTAGCAGAAATtattttctactccctccgttccaaattataggtcgttttggcttttttagacgcatagatattattatgcatgatatagggtatatctaagtgcaaaataaaatctatgtataaaaaaaataaaatgacttataatttgggattgAGGGAGTACTTCAGGGACAAATGAAAGAAAGATCTGTAAGCTATGGCACTGTTGTGCTCTTCTATTTGTGTGCACCAAAGGATTGAGGAGAGCTAACTGCAGTGACCCATTCCATATACTGGCATAGCTAGGCTTCCATGAGTTGTAGTCTTGCATATAGCATTACAGCTCTCAACAAAGCGTCTGAGCTTCTTCATCCGGGAGCGAGCATCATCATGAAGATTTCTTTCTTCGCCAATGTTTATGAATGATCAATGTTTCCTTTCCATGGGAAGTTCTTCTAGTAGAAAGTGTTGGATGCCACACCATCTAATAGACCAGCCTCTGCAATTTAAGTTTACTTGGATGATCCTATCTGTGCTAAAAGGTTTGAGTATTCTTAGTCTATATATATAATCGATTGGTATGGTGTTTATTGGTGGGGTTACAATGGAATATAGACACCACAAACAAATATAATTCAAAGCCCATGGAGTTCTAAGTGCCTTTCATGAGCAAGAGTGTGAATCAACTAACACTGAGTTTGTTACAATACTCATAAAGGAACAAGTAAGGCCAATCCCAACGCATAGTTTCATCACACTATTACCAAGACTGTCATATCAGCTTTTCAATGAAATTAAATTGTCACTCTCAGTGTAAAGTTTCATTGCACAATTTTATAGACAGACTACATCATTTAATTCCTCAATaatgttatgatcaaatgtgtCATGGGATGAAATGAAAAGGATCTCAGTAGGTGTTTCATCCAGTTTCATGATCTTGGTAACTGTGCAGAAGAGTGTCATGGCCACGAAACtctatttttctctctcttgatAAAACCCCTGCCAAGTCAGCAAATATGCTGATGTGTCCAGCAATTTATTGCTATGAAACTCCATgtgacactagtagagaactcgctttcagtcccggttggtagggagcaaatctcctaAAAAACCATCtgggataaagcaatcgagataaaagggggatcttttatcccaggtcactcaaccgggactaaagaccccttttatcccggttgggaataccaaccgggataaaagagttttcaaaaaaaaataaaaaaaaacactgatGGGTGGAGGCCCGCCtcagctcccgcgccgccggcctccgtgcgccgccgccgagcccccATCCTGCCACCgcatctcgccgccgcccgcaccccGCGTCAGCACGCCTACTCCGGCCTcgctcgcccgcgcccttcCTCCATGCGCCGCCACTAAcccccgtcccgccgccgtcgagccacCACATCCTGCCGCCGACCGCACCCCGCAATGGCGCACCTGCTCCAGCctcgctcgcccgcgccggtgCGCCTGCTCCCGCCCgaccgcctcctgctccgcctcactccgcctcctcctccgccgcatcCACCCACCgctcctcgcccgccgccgctgcctgcaAAAACTCACCACAACAATACTGACACTGCACtgagctcgccaccgccgcacctcgtACTGCTGCTCCTCGTGCGCCACCGCTGCCTACAACAACAAACTGCAAGAACTCACCACAACAACTACACTGACTTGGCCACCGAGCTCGCCATCGGCCGGCCACCTCTTAGTGCGCTGCCCTGCACCTCACCCCGCTGCTACTCCTCACTggcggtgaggggcgagcagagggggaaggggagggcagCAGAGGGGGCGGCAGCACCAGGAGGGAGGGTGAGGGGGCAGCTATGCCggcagggaggaaggggaggggaggcggtaGCGCCGGgacggagggggagggggtggcggcgctggtCAGTAGGGAGGCTAAGAAGGGGTGGCGGCGCCAGTGAGAGGTTGGGGGAAGAAAGAGATAAGGAAGGAAGCCTGCCAGTAAACGCGTGTGAGAGAGGAGAGTGGGAGGCTAGTAACGCGCGGGGCAAAGAACCCGGACTAAAGGGgttctttagttccggttggtgagccccctaCCAGTGGGGGgtggtttagtcccggttggtgaatcttttatcccgggctaACTTTAAATTGGGATAAAAGAggatggatggaaggtgagttctctactagtgtgacACTGTACCTCCACTGAGTCTGGCCTAAAGGGCAATTGGTGCCAACAGTAGAAACACTGGGAATTGGAGTAGCAATTGTGTTTGTATGTGATTGACTGATTGTAATCAGATTCTCAATAGCCAATTCCTGTTAGTGCAGCATTATTGACGATTTTTGGATTGCATGATTGTTGGCTACATGATGATTGCCCCATACTTTAGTGAAAAATGATTGACTTACTGATGGTTACTGCAAACGGATTTACTATACTGCTCCAAATTTTACAGAGATGCATTATGCCAAGTGCCAAAGAAACTAAGATATTTCTGCACTAGTGTCTTGTACATGCGTGTTGCGTGGTTAACACTTCCGACAAAAGCAGCAAAGCTTATCCGGTAGAAGTTTTGAGCTCTATATTTGTATGTGCACCGACGTTCGTGCGGTGCAGAAGTCTACTGTCTGCTTATTACATGGTTCGTTCAGTGACAGTTTGGCCAATGAGATGGCAACACGCGTGCAGAAGCCGGATTTCTGAATGATTTTCAGAAGCAGTAACCTTGAAGCGCCTCTCTTCAGTAAATAAGCAGGCAATGCAACTCTCTTTTATTAAGTGGTGCAGTAATATGGATAGGATGTCAATGAACATTTCTCGAAGAGACAGTCTGGGTGAGTAATTAATTCTTTCTTAGCCAATAAAGTTGTCTGGTCCTGACGCATGCTGGAGCATTCGAGATATtccttttttagaaaatggaattgtATTCGAGATGTTCGAGTTGAACTTGTGAGCTGTTGAAGGCTTTGATGCCTTGTTGGGAAGAAGGGGCAAAAATGTCCCCTCAAACTTTGCTCAATGGTACGTTCATATATTGAGATGATTCCTCGAGCTCGCTCACAATAGGCCATATATTTTAGTATAAATAAATACTAGATTGTTTGCCTTATTTGGATGGCTACGGGTTAAAGGCATATACCTATAGTAGCGTCTCCAGCAATCCCCAATAAATATTTTccaataactagttaataggGATATCACAATGTTGCTTTCACcgttattgggagagttgctgTCAACGCacggttttaaaggcaaaaccaaaTGATAAATTAcatgtgtgccaggatcaag containing:
- the LOC101756187 gene encoding DELLA protein GAI, whose translation is MGMLNCADTSSGAKLQQLQAPTSPTASVSESNIVVSSTDPDANDALAGLQALKFDGDIDVEIQSPDIAMWESLFAEQMGASGGDFLMSFSPRRDFTATGSPRRDFMVSSPKRDYMMSSPKRDYMVSSPKRDYMMSSPKREYMVTSPRRDSSPRRSTFSNLYSGTGSHQQGYVDGVHGAEGGSGSGGGQPLYGGLANHGKGKSQSPLHKVYINNAHSNGGRSTGPSSLSCSSSYGHGESLSLPSMDPFLDEYKEGGGYLAGYQLPVKTGMENGAASAATVTTVAPSPSQLPTLSECLAMPEPVYGGSEAAAAGGLQMGAGLPAELYYGGQFGGDGFTLQHQMAKSDQWAGDSSLHSMLGSVIQTEAEQEQDSGLQLVHLLLACADFVSKGDQPSALRHLHLLRRVASPLGDSMQRVASYFADALAARLSLSSNPSSSSSSSGAATPRGGAAAGVAPYTFPPSPETLKIYQILYQACPYIKFAHFTANQAIFEAFAGEDRVHVVDLDILQGYQWPAFLQALAARPGGPPTLRLTGVGHPAAAVRETGRHLASLAASLRVPFEFHAAAADRLERLRPAALQRRVGEALAVNAVNRLHRVPSAHLGPLLSMIRDQAPKIMTLVEQEAGHNGPYFLGRFLEALHYYSAIFDSLDATFPADSAPRMKVEQCLLAPEIRNVVACEGAERVARHERLDRWRRLMEGRGFEPVPLSPAAIGQSQVLLGLYGASDGYRLTEDKGCLLLGWQDRAIIAASAWQC